The DNA sequence AACCATCCTTTCTAGATTGCAGTTAACTGAAATTTCAAAAGGTACACAAGAATTAGGCATAGAAAGTATTGTTGATATTATTTCTGCAAGATCTTCGGGTTGAGTCATATCACTTTTATTAATCGTTTTAACTTCTTTCGCCATGTCGGTGTTTACCCACCCTGGGCAGATAGCTGTCACTCTAATTCCTTTCTCCCAGCCTTCATTTTTTATGGTTTGGCTAAGACCCATTAGTGCAAACTTTGTGGTTGTATAGGCAGCTAATGATCCTTTTGACCTTTTCCCGCTCATAGAAACTAGGTTTATAACTCTAGAATCGTTTTGCTCTAACAGATGTTCCCAAGCTGCTCTGGTTAGATACCACGGCCCCATTACATTTGTTTTCCAGAGTTCTTCAATTTCGCTAACCTCATTATCCTGAAACATTAATTTTGTTTTAGAGAATTTACCAGCACAATTAATCAAAGTATCTATTTTACCAAAATAGTTTTTTGTACACCTTACCCAATTCTCAGCACTTTGCTTGCTCTTTGATTCATACTTGCATATTAAAATCTTTTTATTTCTACTAAAGTTTGGATCTAGATTTGTTCCTATTAACTGATCTGAATCTCTTACTCCTAAACTTACTTGGTCCCCATCTTTAACAGCTCTTTCTGCTATTTTTCTACCAATCCCTCTATTGGCACCACTAATAAGTATTGTTCTCAATTATTTAAACTTCAGGGCTTAGGAACTTCAGTAATAACTTCATTTCTCTTCCTTTCATTTCAAACAATCCCCATTTTACATTTAAAGGAGCTTTGGTAAACATTTTCCACATTGCGTTTATAAGTTCACCTAGAGTAAGAGAGTTTGTCAGAAAACCATACCACTGGCTTTCTGAGAGACTAAAAAAGCCAGTAAAGAAGTCTCTTAATTGAGACTCTTTAAACCGCATTAACTTTTCAAGTCCAAATTGATATAAGGCTTGCTTCCTTCTTAAATCTTTTGGCCATAATGCTTCCCATCCTTTTTGTGCTATCACTGCAGGGCTTTCTTGCTCGTTTTCCATTGCTTTTGCAATTGCCTTTGCTACAGAAGGTGCTCGTCTTAGCAAAGTTCCAACTAAATATCCAGAAGCTGGGTGAACCATGCCAGCCGCGCCACCAAAACCAAGGATTGGTTGATCTAAGTAAGGAATGGGAATATTCATTGGAAGAAACAAACCGTGCTCTTCATGCT is a window from the Prochlorococcus marinus str. MIT 9211 genome containing:
- a CDS encoding SDR family NAD(P)-dependent oxidoreductase, which translates into the protein MRTILISGANRGIGRKIAERAVKDGDQVSLGVRDSDQLIGTNLDPNFSRNKKILICKYESKSKQSAENWVRCTKNYFGKIDTLINCAGKFSKTKLMFQDNEVSEIEELWKTNVMGPWYLTRAAWEHLLEQNDSRVINLVSMSGKRSKGSLAAYTTTKFALMGLSQTIKNEGWEKGIRVTAICPGWVNTDMAKEVKTINKSDMTQPEDLAEIISTILSMPNSCVPFEISVNCNLERMV